The proteins below come from a single Mangifera indica cultivar Alphonso chromosome 16, CATAS_Mindica_2.1, whole genome shotgun sequence genomic window:
- the LOC123199014 gene encoding protein SUPPRESSOR OF npr1-1, CONSTITUTIVE 1-like: MASSSSSITPELEHEVFLSFRCEDTPRNFTSHLDEAFRQKNIKTFIDDKLNRGEEISPSLLKAIEHSKISVIIFSKGYASSSWCPKELEEIIKCKNTHDQIVIPVFYDVDPSDVRNQIGDFGKAFAELEKRFMSDSEMLQRWRTALRDAANLSGYDSKNSRNEATLVKDVVNDVWRKLDYNSSVVPSKDLVGLESSIEEIENLLCSKSVCKLGIWGIGGIEKTTLAGDEHLNHGFTFRRKSFISRRKVLIVFDDVKKLEQIKCLMGVFGNFDSDSRIIITTKDKHVLRNYEVDHIHEMTRLSSHNALQLFALHAFKGNPPTEDYNELSSIVVAYTKCVPLALKVLGSFLFKRTKREWESALKNLRTSLYVDVHKVLKISYDRLNDKEKAAFLDIACFFKGYKRDLIEAILNARDFDSHISIHLLIERCLITTSFDTIRMHDLLVEMGREIVRQESIDDPGKHSRLWDPNAIFLVLKYNMRARAIRSICLDMFEVEELHLNPKAFNNMQNLRFLKIYEFKHGKKKFVNLKHIDISHSKRLCSIPDLSLMPNLESLKLEDYTNLLESFSSICNLHKLVILNLQGCKSFDNLPISSNCQSLRVVNLSNCSNLKEVLYLPNTVEELYLDGTVIKEFPSIGHLFRLVTLSLRKC; this comes from the exons atggcttcctcttcttcttccattaCTCCTGAACTAGAGCATGAGGTTTTCCTTAGTTTCCGCTGTGAGGACACCCCACGAAACTTTACCAGCCATCTAGATGAAGCCTTTCGtcagaaaaatatcaaaactttcattgatgataagCTTAAtagaggagaagaaatttctcCCTCTCTTCTGAAGGCAATTGAACATTCGAAGATCTcggttatcattttctctaaaggcTACGCTTCCTCCAGTTGGTGTCCCAAAGAACTTGAGGAGATTATTAAATGTAAGAACACGCATGATCAGATCGTAATACCAGTCTTCTATGACGTAGATCCATCTGATGTCAGGAATCAAATTGGGGATTTTGGGAAAGCATTTGCTGAGCTTGAAAAGCGTTTTATGAGTGATTCAGAGATGTTGCAGAGATGGAGGACTGCTTTGAGGGATGCAGCCAACCTATCTGGTTATGATTCAAAGAACTCTAG gAATGAGGCAACGCTGGTAAAAGATGTTGTCAATGATGTATGGAGGAAATTGGATTACAACTCCTCAGTTGTTCCTTCCAAGGACCTAGTTGGACTAGAGTCATCAAttgaagagattgaaaatttattatgttcaaAAAGTGTTTGCAAGCTAGGAATTTGGGGTATCGGGGGCATAGAAAAAACTACTCTTGCTG GGGATGAACATCTCAATCATGGATTCACCTTTAGAAGAAAAAGTTTCATTAGCAGAAGAAAAGTTCTCATTGTGTTTGATGATGTAAAGAAGTTAgaacaaataaaatgtttaatggGAGTTTTTGGCAACTTCGATTCAGATAGTCGAATCATTATAACGACAAAGGATAAACATGTGCTAAGGAATTATGAAGTGGATCACATTCATGAGATGACAAGGTTATCTTCTCATAATGCTCTTCAACTTTTTGCCTTACATGCCTTTAAAGGAAACCCTCCAACAGAAGATTATAACGAGTTATCATCTATAGTAGTAGCTTATACTAAATGTGTTCCACTAGCTCTTAAAGTTCTTGGTTCCTTTCTATTCAAGAGGACGAAGAGAGAATGGGAAAGTGCACTAAAAAACTTAAGAACAAGTCTTTATGTGGATGTCCACAAGGTGTTAAAAATAAGTTATGACAGATTAAATGATAAAGAGAAGGCTGCATTTTTAGATATTGCATGTTTCTTTAAAGGATATAAAAGAGATCTCATAGAAGCAATCCTAAATGCTCGTGACTTTGACTCTCATATTTCTATACATCTTCTCATTGAAAGGTGTCTCATAACTACATCATTTGACACCATAAGAATGCATGATTTACTTGTAGAAATGGGTAGGGAAATTGTTCGGCAAGAATCAATTGATGATCCTGGTAAACATAGTCGGTTGTGGGATCCTAATGCAATCTTTTTAGTATTGAAGTATAATATG AGAGCTAGAGCAATTCGAAGTATATGCTTGGATATGTTTGAAGTAGAAGAGTTGCATTTAAATCCTAAAGCTTTCAACAACATGCAAAACCTAAGATTCTTGAAAATTTATGAGTTCAAACATGGAAAGAAG aaatttgttaatttgaaacatattgACATCAGTCACTCTAAACGTCTATGTAGTATACCAGATTTATCACTTATGCCAAATCTTGAGAGCTTGAAGCTTGAAGATTATACAAATTTGCTTGAGAGTTTCTCATCTATCTGTAATCTCCATAAACTTGTTATCCTGAATCTACAAGGATGCAAAAGCTTTGATAATCTTCCAATTAGTTCTAATTGTCAATCTCTTCGAGTTGTTAATCTCTCTAATTGCTCAAATCTCAAAGAAGTTTTATATCTCCCTAATACAGTTGAAGAATTATATCTAGATGGAACTGTCATTAAAGAATTTCCATCAATAGGGCATTTATTTAGACTAGTAACATTGAGTCTTAGAAAATGTTAA
- the LOC123199015 gene encoding TMV resistance protein N-like: MASSSSSSSSITPKLEYEVFLSFHGVDTRTNITSHLYEAFCQKKIKTFIDDKLNRGEEIFAFPLKAIEHSKISVIIFSKGYASSRWCLKELEEIVKCKNTYDQIVIPVFYDVDPSDVRNQSGDFGKAFAELEKRFMDDSEMLQRWRTALMDAANLSGYDSKNSR, translated from the coding sequence atggcttcctcttcttcttcttcttcctctattACTCCTAAATTAGAGTATGAGGTTTTCCTTAGTTTCCATGGTGTCGACACCCGAACAAACATTACCAGCCATCTGTATGAAGCCTTTTGtcagaaaaagattaaaactttcattgatgataagCTTAACagaggagaagaaatttttGCCTTTCCTTTAAAGGCAATTGAACATTCAAAGATCTcggttatcattttctctaaaggcTACGCTTCCTCCAGATGGTGTCTCAAAGAACTTGAAGAGATTGTTAAATGTAAGAACACATATGATCAGATCGTAATACCAGTCTTCTATGACGTAGATCCATCTGATGTTAGGAATCAAAGTGGGGATTTTGGAAAAGCATTTGCTGAGCTTGAAAAGCGTTTTATGGATGATTCAGAGATGTTGCAGAGATGGAGGACTGCTTTGATGGATGCAGCCAACCTGTCTGGTTATGATTCAAAGAACTCTAGGTAA